One region of Oncorhynchus nerka isolate Pitt River linkage group LG22, Oner_Uvic_2.0, whole genome shotgun sequence genomic DNA includes:
- the LOC115105414 gene encoding transmembrane protein 218, producing MAGTVMGVGTGVFLIALIWIVALVLGMILLRATGPTKLGVIPVFLLAFIATLILVFFPRSSETPSPFKDIEIVDTFFIGRYVLLSVASVGFLVALFGLLPLHFLEAVYAKPLRTH from the exons ATGGCTGGCACGGTAATGGGCGTGGGCACTGGGGTTTTCCTCATTGCTCTTATCTGGATTGTGGCTCTCGTGCTCGGGATGATCCTTTTGAGAGCTACTGGACCAACTAA GTTAGGCGTCATCCCTGTCTTCCTGCTGGCCTTCATTGCCACCCTTATCCTGGTGTTCTTCCCCCGCAGCTCAGAGACTCCGTCACCATTCAAAGACATCGAG ATCGTAGACACTTTCTTCATCGGCCGATACGTCCTGTTGTCAGTGGCCAGTGTGGGCTTCCTGGTTGCTCTGTTTGGCCTGCTGCCACTGCATTTCCTGGAAGCCGTCTATGCCAAGCCCTTGAGAACACATTAG